The following proteins come from a genomic window of Cronobacter muytjensii ATCC 51329:
- the pta gene encoding phosphate acetyltransferase, with the protein MSRIIMLIPTGTSVGLTSVSLGVIRAMERKGVRLSVFKPIAQPRAGGDTPDQTTTIVRANTNLPAAEPLRMSHVESLLSSNQKDVLMEEIIARFHENTKDAEVVLVEGLVPTRKHQFAQSLNYEIAKTLNAEIVFVMSQGTDTPEQLKERIELTRSSFGGSKNANITGVIVNKLNAPVDEQGRTRPDLSEIFDDSTKAKVVNIDAQHLQTVSPLPVLGAVPWSFDLIATRAIDMARHLNATIVNEGDIKTRRVKSVTFCARSIPHMLEHFRPGSLLVTSADRPDVLVAACLAAMNGVEIGAILLTGGYEMDERINKLCERAFATGLPVFMVNTNTWQTSLSLQSFNLEVPADDHERIEKVQEYVASHVSAEWIDSLTATSERSRRLSPPAFRYQLTELARKAGKRVVLPEGDEPRTVKAAAICAERGIATCVLLGNPDEIARVAAAQGVELGAGIEIVDPEVVRESYVARLVELRKNKGMTEAVAREQLEDNVVLGTLMLEQDEVDGLVSGAVHTTANTIRPPLQIIKTAPNSSLVSSVFFMLLPEQVYVYGDCAINPDPTAEQLAEIAIQSADSAAAFGIEPRVAMLSYSTGNSGAGSDVEKVREATKLAQEKRPDLVIDGPLQYDAAVMADVAKSKAPNSPVAGRATVFIFPDLNTGNTTYKAVQRSADLISIGPMLQGMRKPVNDLSRGALVDDIVYTIALTAIQATQQ; encoded by the coding sequence AACCTGCCGGCGGCCGAGCCGCTGCGCATGAGCCACGTCGAGTCGCTGCTCTCCAGCAACCAGAAAGACGTGCTGATGGAAGAGATCATTGCTCGCTTCCATGAAAACACCAAAGACGCCGAAGTGGTGCTGGTGGAAGGCCTGGTGCCGACCCGCAAGCATCAGTTCGCCCAGTCGCTGAACTATGAAATCGCCAAGACTCTGAACGCGGAAATCGTGTTTGTAATGTCTCAGGGCACCGACACGCCGGAGCAGCTGAAAGAGCGTATCGAGCTGACCCGCAGCAGCTTCGGCGGTAGCAAAAACGCCAATATCACTGGCGTTATCGTCAACAAGCTGAACGCGCCGGTTGATGAACAGGGCCGTACGCGCCCGGATCTCTCCGAGATTTTCGACGACTCCACCAAAGCGAAAGTCGTCAACATCGACGCGCAGCATCTGCAAACTGTCAGCCCGCTCCCGGTGCTGGGCGCGGTGCCGTGGAGCTTTGATCTGATTGCCACCCGCGCTATCGATATGGCTCGCCACCTGAACGCAACCATCGTTAACGAAGGCGATATCAAAACCCGCCGCGTGAAGTCTGTCACCTTCTGCGCGCGCAGCATTCCGCACATGCTGGAACACTTCCGTCCGGGCTCCCTGCTGGTGACCTCCGCGGATCGTCCGGATGTGCTGGTCGCCGCCTGCCTCGCCGCCATGAACGGAGTGGAGATAGGCGCTATCCTGCTGACCGGCGGTTATGAAATGGACGAGCGCATCAACAAGCTGTGCGAGCGCGCTTTCGCCACCGGCCTGCCGGTATTTATGGTCAACACCAACACCTGGCAGACCTCGCTCAGCCTGCAGAGCTTCAACCTTGAAGTGCCGGCAGACGACCACGAGCGTATCGAAAAAGTGCAGGAATATGTGGCAAGTCACGTCAGCGCGGAGTGGATCGACTCACTGACCGCCACTTCCGAGCGCAGCCGTCGTCTCTCCCCGCCGGCGTTCCGCTACCAGCTGACCGAGCTTGCGCGCAAAGCAGGCAAACGCGTCGTGTTGCCGGAAGGCGACGAGCCGCGTACCGTCAAAGCGGCAGCAATCTGCGCCGAGCGCGGCATCGCGACCTGCGTACTGCTGGGCAACCCGGATGAGATTGCACGCGTTGCGGCAGCCCAGGGCGTAGAGCTGGGCGCAGGCATTGAAATCGTCGACCCGGAAGTGGTGCGTGAGAGCTACGTAGCGCGTCTGGTTGAGCTGCGTAAAAACAAAGGCATGACCGAAGCGGTCGCCCGCGAGCAGCTGGAAGACAACGTGGTGCTCGGCACGCTGATGCTGGAGCAGGACGAAGTCGACGGTCTGGTTTCCGGCGCGGTTCACACCACCGCCAACACCATTCGTCCGCCGCTGCAAATCATCAAAACCGCGCCGAACAGCTCGCTGGTGTCCTCCGTGTTCTTCATGCTGCTGCCTGAACAGGTTTACGTTTACGGCGACTGCGCGATCAACCCGGATCCGACCGCTGAACAGCTGGCCGAAATCGCGATTCAGTCCGCCGATTCCGCAGCCGCTTTCGGTATTGAGCCGCGCGTAGCGATGCTCTCCTACTCCACCGGCAACTCCGGTGCGGGCAGCGACGTGGAAAAAGTGCGTGAAGCGACCAAACTGGCGCAGGAAAAACGCCCGGATCTGGTGATCGACGGCCCGCTGCAGTACGACGCTGCGGTCATGGCTGACGTCGCGAAATCCAAAGCGCCGAACTCCCCGGTTGCTGGCCGCGCCACCGTGTTCATCTTCCCGGATCTGAACACCGGCAACACCACGTACAAAGCGGTACAGCGCTCTGCCGACCTGATCTCCATCGGGCCGATGCTGCAGGGTATGCGCAAACCGGTTAACGACCTGTCCCGTGGCGCGCTGGTTGACGATATCGTCTACACCATCGCCCTGACCGCGATTCAGGCGACCCAGCAGTAA